Proteins found in one Gimesia chilikensis genomic segment:
- a CDS encoding tetratricopeptide repeat protein, with amino-acid sequence MRYFLILSAACLLSGFAIPGWAQNRHHGAHGHHHSHHGHSHSYPRYYGRNWASPGWSVSGNNGSVYFNFAFPGNTYYGNPWGPYFYNRFGYYSTDAFVAGNPVLFSNGYSLNGMYPILPGQGFSPPTVYPYSNVPGTLPLTNPGTVSNQPLNNAVQQDLQRWTDPDYLPEPSRKIQKYIVPSTRHARELSLRNQVKGDEYFQKLDYRRAYERYKFAASLAKDLATPHFKKGYALLALKQYDRAAYEFKQGLALDPSWPVTGESLSELFGPDNAIARDSLVHQVADWVKEDIRDPERLFVFGVVLHFNGQAEQAHDVFETAARLAGRGDHFLAFLDPKVQQAGQQMVPQNNQASGGHVVNPANTRPPAFESKKSEPQPQTQPLGPRRSAPISGTLPPPPAVKQQPTRKESENKTTAPKPLPEINNLGLPPLPQAEDTPGAPLIPAPEPATSQQTPLLIPPK; translated from the coding sequence ATGCGATACTTTCTCATATTGAGCGCGGCCTGTCTGCTTTCAGGTTTTGCCATTCCTGGCTGGGCACAAAATCGACACCATGGTGCGCACGGGCATCATCACTCTCATCACGGCCACAGCCATTCTTATCCTCGATATTATGGCCGGAACTGGGCCAGCCCCGGCTGGTCGGTCAGCGGGAATAATGGAAGCGTCTATTTCAATTTCGCTTTTCCCGGGAATACCTACTATGGAAATCCCTGGGGACCTTATTTCTATAACCGCTTCGGTTACTACAGCACTGATGCATTTGTGGCCGGCAATCCTGTGCTGTTTTCCAATGGGTACTCCTTAAACGGTATGTATCCGATCCTGCCCGGTCAGGGATTTTCACCGCCGACGGTCTATCCCTACAGTAATGTTCCGGGGACGCTGCCATTAACCAATCCGGGAACTGTCAGTAATCAGCCGCTCAATAACGCAGTACAGCAGGATCTTCAACGGTGGACTGATCCGGACTATTTACCAGAGCCCTCACGCAAGATTCAAAAATACATCGTCCCTTCCACACGGCATGCGCGAGAACTGAGCCTCAGAAATCAGGTTAAGGGAGATGAGTATTTCCAGAAACTGGATTACCGTAGAGCCTACGAACGCTACAAATTTGCAGCCTCATTGGCAAAAGATCTGGCCACTCCTCATTTCAAGAAGGGTTATGCTCTGTTGGCACTCAAACAGTATGATCGAGCAGCCTATGAATTTAAGCAGGGGCTGGCTCTGGATCCCTCCTGGCCTGTGACGGGAGAAAGCTTGAGTGAACTGTTTGGTCCCGACAATGCGATTGCCAGAGATTCCCTGGTCCACCAGGTAGCGGATTGGGTAAAGGAAGATATTCGCGATCCGGAACGCTTATTCGTATTTGGCGTCGTATTGCATTTCAATGGTCAGGCCGAACAGGCACATGATGTTTTTGAGACTGCAGCCCGACTGGCTGGACGAGGAGATCACTTCCTCGCTTTTCTGGATCCCAAGGTTCAGCAGGCCGGTCAGCAGATGGTCCCACAGAACAATCAAGCTTCCGGTGGTCACGTTGTCAATCCGGCAAATACGCGTCCCCCGGCATTTGAATCGAAGAAATCTGAGCCTCAACCCCAGACTCAACCTCTGGGACCAAGGCGTTCGGCACCTATCTCAGGCACGCTACCTCCGCCTCCGGCTGTAAAGCAACAACCCACTCGTAAAGAGTCTGAAAACAAAACAACTGCCCCCAAACCGCTTCCTGAGATCAACAATCTTGGGTTACCTCCCCTTCCCCAGGCAGAAGATACCCCGGGTGCGCCGTTGATTCCTGCTCCTGAGCCTGCTACAAGTCAACAAACACCGTTGCTGATTCCCCCCAAATGA
- a CDS encoding DHH family phosphoesterase, with product MSKIDWSPLCELIGAHQKVLLSCHVRPDADALGSELALAGFLRQLGKEVRIINPSVQPKGMDFLVGEHEVRHVGDGVATEDFEWAEIHIILDTSAWSQLPGLANFYRKTKSRKVIIDHHVSSDSLGADEFKDVTSPATGCLIFDLGQALNCKLTPEIATFLYAAIATDTGWFRFPSTTAYTMQIISELIRAGAEPHRIYENLYEQNNLPQLKLMGRVLGKVQSDFDGLLAYTVVTCEDFSATGTTPVDTEGLVNYCLTLAGTQAAFIAVEQRSRQVKVSFRCRTDWDVSKIAESFGGGGHRQASGAMLNGPLSSAVTKVLGKFREMFETSENSRV from the coding sequence ATGAGCAAGATTGACTGGAGCCCCCTCTGTGAACTGATCGGTGCGCATCAGAAGGTGCTCCTCTCGTGTCATGTTCGTCCTGATGCGGATGCACTCGGTTCAGAACTGGCCCTTGCCGGTTTCCTCAGGCAACTGGGAAAAGAGGTTCGTATCATCAATCCTTCGGTTCAACCGAAGGGGATGGATTTTCTGGTGGGTGAACATGAAGTTCGCCATGTCGGCGATGGGGTCGCTACCGAAGATTTCGAATGGGCAGAGATCCATATTATCCTGGATACAAGTGCCTGGTCACAACTGCCGGGACTGGCGAACTTTTATCGTAAAACAAAGTCGCGGAAAGTCATCATTGACCATCATGTCAGCTCGGATTCTCTGGGGGCAGACGAGTTTAAAGATGTGACCTCTCCCGCGACCGGCTGTCTTATTTTTGATCTGGGACAGGCTTTGAACTGTAAATTGACCCCGGAAATCGCCACGTTTCTCTATGCTGCAATCGCCACAGACACAGGCTGGTTCAGATTCCCTTCCACTACTGCCTACACAATGCAGATTATCAGCGAACTGATCCGGGCTGGTGCAGAACCGCATCGAATCTATGAAAATCTGTACGAGCAGAACAACCTGCCTCAATTAAAACTGATGGGCCGTGTGCTGGGGAAAGTTCAGTCTGATTTTGACGGGCTGCTGGCCTACACCGTAGTGACCTGCGAAGATTTCAGTGCCACAGGGACGACTCCCGTGGACACTGAAGGGCTGGTTAACTACTGTCTGACCCTGGCTGGGACGCAGGCAGCATTCATTGCAGTGGAGCAACGAAGTCGACAGGTAAAAGTCAGTTTTCGCTGTCGTACTGACTGGGATGTCTCAAAGATTGCCGAATCCTTCGGCGGTGGTGGGCATCGTCAGGCCTCTGGTGCGATGCTGAATGGCCCCCTCTCTTCCGCGGTTACCAAAGTGCTCGGTAAATTTCGCGAGATGTTTGAAACAAGCGAAAATTCGCGAGTCTGA
- a CDS encoding S41 family peptidase, translating to MVPSRESVVIDCETSESERRFYVIDTHKQTARYVDAFRQQTLSVPLPLEQGQAVRIFDQVWNAFDREYALFAVKEQIDWQQLKQEYRPRVANAKTNQDLAETLNAMLTELKDLHVYVRVSGSFLNGYQRKRLFNASPAAAVNLIGPLNQIKGLRWGRTQDQIGYIAVDTLSISSLPDRFEAALKQMQETRGLVLDLRANGGGAEPLARKMAGYFAEESTQYAMHQYRSGPKHTDLGTLQKRIFVPDQNWYYRGPVIVLQGERTMSSAEAFVLMLAACPHVTTMGDRTAGSSGNPRQLDAGAEIIVNLPRWIPRDVSGKSFDTVGIQPDIPVEVAPEEYTRTADPVLTATLKHLRKQTSDFERTDAVLVPRSGNNGQQ from the coding sequence ATGGTGCCCTCCCGGGAATCGGTGGTGATCGACTGTGAAACCTCAGAAAGTGAACGGCGATTTTATGTCATCGATACGCATAAACAGACCGCCCGGTACGTGGATGCCTTTCGTCAGCAGACGCTGTCTGTGCCCCTGCCACTGGAACAGGGACAGGCGGTGCGGATCTTCGATCAGGTCTGGAATGCCTTTGATCGTGAGTATGCCCTGTTTGCAGTCAAAGAGCAGATCGACTGGCAACAGTTGAAACAGGAGTACCGGCCCCGGGTAGCGAATGCGAAAACCAATCAGGACCTGGCAGAAACGCTGAATGCAATGCTGACGGAATTAAAAGACCTGCACGTGTACGTCAGGGTGTCTGGAAGTTTTCTGAATGGTTATCAGAGGAAACGACTGTTTAACGCCAGTCCCGCGGCTGCGGTTAACCTGATTGGACCGCTGAATCAGATCAAAGGTTTGCGCTGGGGACGGACTCAAGACCAGATCGGGTACATTGCCGTTGATACGTTGTCTATTTCAAGTCTGCCGGATCGATTTGAAGCGGCTTTGAAGCAGATGCAGGAGACTCGTGGCCTGGTTCTGGATCTGCGCGCTAACGGAGGTGGTGCAGAACCGTTGGCGAGGAAAATGGCCGGGTATTTTGCCGAAGAGTCGACACAGTATGCCATGCATCAGTATCGCAGTGGGCCCAAGCACACCGATTTGGGAACCCTGCAGAAGCGGATCTTCGTACCCGATCAGAACTGGTATTACCGGGGGCCTGTAATCGTGTTGCAGGGAGAGCGAACAATGAGTTCTGCCGAGGCCTTTGTGTTGATGCTGGCGGCCTGTCCGCATGTCACCACGATGGGAGATCGGACAGCAGGCTCCAGCGGCAACCCTCGCCAGCTGGACGCAGGAGCGGAAATCATCGTCAACCTGCCCCGCTGGATTCCCCGGGATGTGAGCGGGAAATCCTTCGATACTGTTGGCATTCAACCAGACATACCCGTGGAGGTTGCCCCCGAGGAGTATACCAGAACCGCCGATCCTGTCCTCACAGCGACCCTGAAACACTTACGAAAACAGACATCCGATTTTGAGAGAACAGATGCGGTTCTCGTTCCCCGCTCAGGAAACAACGGGCAACAATAA
- a CDS encoding QcrA and Rieske domain-containing protein has translation MRRRKFLKYCSGILGSVYATILAVPALGFLFSTLKRGRKTEQTYQLSRLDDLEPGVPQRFTIVDQRVDAWTKYPSGPIGSVWITKSQDGKVTAFSSTCPHLGCVVDYVPGDEEFFCPCHAATFQTDGAVVSGPAPRGMDELKTSIKKIRGEQWVEVEYQKFEAGISEKVSIG, from the coding sequence ATGCGACGTCGTAAATTCCTCAAATATTGCAGCGGTATTCTGGGATCTGTCTACGCCACCATTCTGGCGGTTCCCGCACTGGGTTTCCTGTTTTCAACACTGAAACGGGGCCGAAAAACTGAACAGACTTACCAGCTGTCCCGTCTGGACGATCTGGAACCCGGGGTGCCTCAGCGGTTCACTATTGTGGATCAGCGAGTTGATGCCTGGACGAAATACCCTTCCGGCCCGATCGGATCTGTCTGGATCACCAAGAGTCAAGATGGAAAAGTAACTGCATTCTCTTCAACCTGCCCCCACTTGGGTTGCGTGGTCGACTATGTGCCCGGCGACGAAGAATTCTTTTGTCCCTGCCATGCTGCTACATTCCAGACTGATGGTGCTGTAGTCAGTGGACCTGCTCCCCGCGGTATGGACGAATTGAAGACCTCGATAAAAAAAATTCGAGGCGAGCAGTGGGTTGAGGTCGAGTACCAGAAATTTGAGGCAGGAATTTCGGAAAAAGTTTCCATTGGCTGA
- a CDS encoding cytochrome b N-terminal domain-containing protein: MLSEKTKQWIDERTGYKNFFHAIFLLNFPTKRRSRWQFIWGGALVLMMLVEIITGALMMTVYSPSEASAWGSVHYMETQVDLGWFVRGLHHYTAHMMIVAIIIHIFLVIISAGYRKPKEFIYWTSLLIGGVIIGLTITGNALPWDQKGYWSYQIETGIAGTMPVIGSTLRSLVVGGSEFGNLTLTRLYTIHVMALPVIAIMLFVFHMALIRRERLRTAKVKEANDDPNVDFELDEDDPVKDEITQPYWPYQTTRTLVLTLILVGIVILQIVAYPALKNKHLDVGIGDWQADLPASEIKLEAPADSAIPYVARPEWFVRFLFELRHMVPKELEVLVTAVLPGVILAILVLVPFYEKVFGEQWGQRLAIVVYVGGLLIISGISWYGIQAERSAPDYELNRSQELAYAARASWLASKNGVPPEGPASLLRNDPKSMGPIIFARHCGICHTWNGHDGTGHNIMEMKDGKKVIATPRASDLAGFATTKWLTEFLLDPRSPKFFGHLATVKGGDAILNGDMSDWADSYVGPEGILTKEDVEAVAALVAREAKRRDYVKPSQEVIQRGISVFSGVDFKDKSGKVVEFYGYCAQCHAMKAGDPNEEGGGAAPDFNGYGSEKWLIDFIRKPGAEHFYGEKNIMPSFEESKISEHDIKLLVKWMRGEWQRPTEEK; encoded by the coding sequence GTGCTGTCAGAAAAAACAAAACAGTGGATCGATGAACGAACCGGCTACAAGAATTTCTTTCATGCGATCTTCCTATTAAACTTTCCGACCAAACGACGCTCTCGCTGGCAGTTTATCTGGGGAGGAGCTCTGGTATTGATGATGCTGGTGGAAATCATCACCGGCGCACTCATGATGACCGTCTACAGCCCCTCTGAAGCCTCGGCCTGGGGAAGTGTGCATTATATGGAAACCCAGGTAGACCTGGGCTGGTTTGTCCGCGGATTACATCACTACACGGCTCATATGATGATTGTTGCGATCATCATCCATATTTTCCTGGTGATTATCTCAGCCGGCTATCGTAAACCGAAAGAGTTCATCTACTGGACCAGCTTGCTGATTGGTGGGGTGATTATCGGACTGACGATTACCGGGAACGCGCTTCCCTGGGACCAGAAAGGGTATTGGTCTTATCAGATTGAAACCGGTATCGCCGGCACGATGCCGGTCATCGGTTCCACATTGCGTTCGCTGGTAGTAGGCGGAAGTGAATTCGGCAATCTGACCCTGACACGGCTCTACACCATTCACGTGATGGCACTACCTGTCATTGCCATCATGCTGTTCGTATTTCACATGGCGTTGATCCGTCGCGAACGCCTGCGAACCGCTAAAGTCAAAGAAGCAAACGATGATCCGAATGTGGATTTTGAACTGGATGAAGATGATCCAGTCAAAGACGAGATTACGCAACCTTACTGGCCTTACCAGACGACTCGTACCCTGGTTCTGACTCTGATCCTGGTCGGAATCGTGATTCTGCAGATCGTTGCCTATCCCGCATTGAAAAACAAGCATCTGGACGTTGGCATTGGGGACTGGCAAGCAGATCTACCCGCCAGTGAAATTAAGCTCGAGGCTCCAGCAGACAGTGCAATCCCTTATGTGGCACGTCCTGAATGGTTTGTTCGTTTTCTGTTCGAGTTACGACACATGGTTCCTAAGGAACTTGAGGTGCTTGTCACCGCAGTACTTCCGGGTGTGATCCTGGCGATTCTGGTACTGGTTCCCTTCTATGAAAAAGTCTTTGGTGAGCAATGGGGGCAGCGTCTGGCGATCGTGGTCTATGTCGGCGGACTCCTGATCATCTCCGGTATCAGTTGGTACGGAATTCAAGCGGAACGCAGTGCACCGGATTATGAATTGAATCGTTCACAGGAACTGGCTTATGCAGCACGTGCTTCCTGGCTGGCCAGCAAAAATGGGGTTCCACCGGAAGGGCCTGCGTCTCTCCTGCGAAATGACCCCAAATCGATGGGGCCGATAATCTTTGCCCGGCATTGTGGTATATGCCATACCTGGAACGGACATGATGGAACCGGGCATAACATCATGGAAATGAAAGATGGCAAAAAAGTCATCGCCACGCCTCGTGCCTCTGATCTGGCGGGTTTCGCAACCACAAAATGGTTAACCGAATTTCTGCTGGATCCACGCTCCCCCAAATTCTTCGGACACCTGGCTACCGTCAAGGGAGGGGATGCGATTCTGAATGGCGACATGAGCGACTGGGCAGACAGTTATGTCGGACCGGAAGGAATCCTTACGAAAGAAGATGTCGAAGCGGTCGCAGCTCTCGTCGCGCGGGAAGCGAAACGACGTGACTACGTAAAACCTTCGCAAGAAGTCATTCAGCGGGGTATTTCCGTCTTTAGCGGTGTGGACTTTAAAGATAAGTCAGGCAAAGTCGTCGAGTTCTATGGCTACTGTGCTCAGTGTCACGCTATGAAGGCTGGCGATCCCAACGAAGAGGGTGGGGGAGCCGCTCCAGACTTCAACGGCTACGGCTCTGAAAAGTGGCTGATCGATTTCATCCGTAAACCCGGAGCCGAGCATTTCTACGGCGAGAAAAACATCATGCCTTCCTTTGAAGAGTCCAAAATCTCAGAGCATGATATTAAACTGCTCGTCAAGTGGATGCGTGGCGAATGGCAGCGTCCGACAGAGGAAAAATAA
- a CDS encoding HEAT repeat domain-containing protein, giving the protein MAELIYQSQTACYAKHRRKAIHKLGDKFRCDCNPEIMCAFIYALNDADERVRAKAADEIGDQLRKNCCCCSPELTAALTCALGDCDKKVVREAIQALELCGYEVVEGCCEQPCCDNGCAPAGCAPSAAPAAPAPTSDPKAYFPSRLQDQQKQTRRLSGNSLSNLFGLID; this is encoded by the coding sequence ATCGCTGAACTGATCTACCAGTCTCAGACTGCTTGCTACGCTAAACACCGTCGCAAAGCTATCCACAAACTGGGCGACAAGTTCCGCTGTGACTGCAACCCGGAAATCATGTGTGCCTTCATCTACGCTCTGAACGACGCTGACGAACGCGTTCGTGCTAAAGCTGCTGATGAAATCGGTGACCAGCTCCGCAAAAACTGCTGCTGCTGCTCTCCTGAGCTGACAGCTGCTCTGACCTGTGCTCTGGGTGACTGCGACAAGAAAGTTGTTCGCGAAGCTATCCAGGCTCTGGAACTTTGCGGATACGAAGTTGTTGAAGGTTGCTGCGAACAGCCTTGCTGCGACAATGGATGTGCTCCTGCCGGATGTGCTCCTTCTGCAGCTCCTGCTGCTCCTGCTCCAACTTCTGATCCTAAGGCTTACTTCCCAAGCCGTCTGCAGGATCAGCAGAAGCAGACTCGCCGCCTGAGCGGTAACAGCCTGTCAAACCTGTTCGGTCTGATTGACTAG
- a CDS encoding PVC-type heme-binding CxxCH protein, translating into MRLFDLRPHCFVFLVSALLLGSLSLLKADDFKIENTQDPKDQATSAEQTVKNMTVPEGFKVDLFASEPDVHQPIGFAIDDRGRLWVAECFTYEAHGVYQDQYQDRIVILEDSDGDGQMDQRKVFWQGQGPLTSVSVGSNGVWALCRGELLYIEDKNHDDVPDGEPQVLLEGWNYKTVRHNIVSGLTWGPDGWLYGRHGITDSSLVGTPETEPSRRTLIHCGIWRYHPHRKIVEEVSSGTTNPWGFDYDEYGQMFFTNNVNGHLWHMIPGSHYIRMSGHGSDPNPYAYELMTKCADHDHWDSSSGKWTDSRDTSGVHGELGGGHSHCGGMIYLGDNWPSKYRNSIFLCNTHGHRVNNDALVREGSGYKGTHRPDFLLTGSDWFRGIELKYGPDGAVYLSDWADLGECHDHDGVHRTSGRIYKVSYGKPTFPGKIDLNKLSDSELVKLQLHPNDWYVRHARRILMERAGESENWNQAKAELLKIFETNRDVSRRLRAMWTLFCMNQVNNAWLTKQLQDPNEHVRIWAIRYLVDDDLVPASAVKEFARMAKDEKSGLVRLYLASALQSLPESDRWEIASALDAHHQDTEDRNFTLMLWYGIEPAVMADSDAAIHYLKHATRPLVRQLVARRLTEDIDQHPEYVKSLVQQVIDTKDIEVKQDLLTGMQAALEGRLKAETPGNWNTLKQQAEKTDSKELRELVTGLSVVFGDGQTMEVLKKIAMDQDQPMKSRYQALESLLNNSQDKDLLPVIQQAAYTTELQVLAFRGLSRFYDPKTVERMLGRYRNIKHQGRLALMDTLCSRKEYVLLLLAAIDKKQVPQEDVSAFHVRQLRNFKDKAVVVKLNQVWGLTRETPEKKRAQIEGYKTLLTANRLQHADRIKGRALYEKTCAKCHRLFGSGGNIGPDLTGSNRTNMDYLLENMVDPSALIPKGYEMVVVALEDGRVLNGNVVRKTDQQLTLQTQTELMVLDRRQIEEMSQSNLSLMPEGQLDKLSEQEIADLIAYLSGHSQVKLPESLESK; encoded by the coding sequence ATGCGCTTATTCGATCTACGCCCCCATTGTTTCGTCTTCCTGGTCTCTGCCCTGCTCCTGGGCTCTCTGTCTCTGCTCAAAGCTGATGACTTCAAAATAGAAAATACTCAGGATCCCAAGGATCAGGCAACTTCTGCCGAACAGACAGTCAAAAATATGACTGTCCCCGAGGGTTTTAAAGTAGATCTGTTTGCCAGTGAACCTGATGTGCATCAACCAATCGGCTTTGCCATCGATGACCGGGGTCGTCTCTGGGTGGCGGAGTGTTTCACCTATGAAGCCCATGGAGTCTATCAGGATCAGTATCAGGATCGAATTGTCATTCTGGAAGATTCCGACGGTGATGGCCAGATGGATCAGCGGAAGGTGTTCTGGCAGGGACAGGGGCCGTTAACCAGCGTATCAGTCGGATCTAACGGCGTCTGGGCTTTGTGCCGTGGTGAATTGCTTTACATTGAGGATAAAAATCACGATGACGTGCCCGATGGTGAACCGCAGGTGTTACTCGAAGGCTGGAACTATAAAACTGTCCGTCACAATATTGTCAGCGGACTGACCTGGGGACCGGACGGCTGGCTCTACGGTCGGCATGGTATTACTGATTCATCGTTGGTTGGGACTCCCGAAACGGAACCTTCCCGGCGAACACTGATCCACTGTGGGATCTGGCGATATCATCCTCATCGCAAGATCGTGGAAGAAGTCAGCTCCGGTACCACCAATCCCTGGGGGTTTGACTATGATGAATACGGCCAGATGTTTTTTACCAACAACGTCAATGGCCATCTCTGGCATATGATTCCCGGGTCGCACTACATTCGCATGTCCGGTCACGGCAGCGATCCCAACCCTTACGCGTATGAGCTGATGACGAAGTGCGCCGACCACGATCACTGGGACAGTTCCTCTGGAAAGTGGACCGATTCGCGTGATACATCGGGGGTTCACGGTGAACTGGGGGGCGGACACAGTCATTGTGGCGGCATGATCTATCTGGGTGATAACTGGCCGTCCAAATATCGGAACTCAATCTTTCTGTGTAACACACACGGGCATCGTGTCAATAATGACGCGCTGGTTCGTGAAGGTTCAGGGTACAAGGGAACGCATCGTCCCGATTTCCTGTTAACTGGTTCAGACTGGTTTCGTGGCATCGAATTGAAGTACGGTCCGGATGGTGCGGTCTACCTCTCGGACTGGGCTGATCTGGGAGAATGTCATGACCATGATGGCGTGCATCGTACCAGCGGGCGTATTTATAAGGTCAGTTACGGGAAACCGACTTTCCCCGGAAAAATCGATCTAAACAAACTGTCCGACAGCGAGTTGGTTAAGCTGCAACTGCATCCCAACGACTGGTATGTACGTCATGCGCGTCGCATTCTGATGGAGCGTGCTGGGGAATCAGAAAACTGGAACCAGGCCAAGGCGGAACTATTAAAAATCTTTGAGACGAACAGAGATGTCTCCCGTCGTTTGCGTGCCATGTGGACTCTCTTTTGTATGAATCAGGTGAATAATGCCTGGCTTACCAAACAGTTGCAGGATCCGAACGAACATGTGCGGATCTGGGCCATTCGATATCTGGTCGATGACGATCTGGTACCTGCTTCAGCTGTGAAGGAATTTGCCCGTATGGCGAAGGATGAAAAATCAGGCCTGGTGCGGCTCTATCTGGCTTCTGCACTACAGTCGCTGCCTGAGTCTGATCGCTGGGAAATTGCATCAGCCCTGGATGCCCATCACCAGGATACAGAGGATCGTAACTTTACGCTGATGCTCTGGTACGGAATTGAACCGGCTGTGATGGCAGACAGTGATGCAGCAATTCATTATCTGAAACACGCAACTCGTCCGTTGGTCCGTCAACTTGTAGCCCGGCGGCTGACCGAAGACATCGATCAGCATCCTGAATATGTTAAGAGTCTGGTTCAGCAGGTGATTGACACGAAAGACATCGAAGTCAAACAGGATCTGTTAACCGGAATGCAGGCGGCTCTGGAAGGTCGTCTTAAGGCAGAAACGCCTGGCAACTGGAATACACTGAAACAACAGGCCGAGAAAACAGATTCAAAAGAACTGCGAGAGCTGGTTACAGGATTGTCGGTTGTCTTTGGTGATGGCCAGACGATGGAAGTACTCAAGAAAATTGCGATGGATCAAGATCAGCCGATGAAGAGCCGCTATCAGGCTTTAGAATCCCTGTTAAATAACTCTCAGGATAAAGACCTCCTGCCTGTGATTCAGCAGGCTGCCTACACGACCGAATTGCAGGTCCTGGCATTTCGGGGGCTCTCACGTTTCTATGATCCCAAAACTGTGGAACGCATGCTGGGGCGTTACCGCAACATTAAACATCAGGGGCGTCTGGCTCTGATGGATACGCTTTGCAGTCGGAAGGAATACGTACTACTCCTCCTAGCTGCCATCGACAAGAAACAGGTTCCCCAGGAAGATGTCTCTGCATTTCATGTGCGTCAATTACGCAACTTTAAAGACAAAGCGGTAGTGGTAAAACTGAATCAGGTCTGGGGACTGACTCGGGAAACTCCTGAGAAAAAGCGGGCCCAGATCGAAGGTTATAAAACTCTTCTCACTGCAAATCGTTTGCAGCACGCGGATCGTATTAAGGGGCGGGCACTTTATGAGAAGACTTGTGCAAAATGTCATCGTCTCTTCGGGAGCGGAGGTAACATTGGACCTGATCTCACGGGCTCTAACCGGACCAATATGGATTATCTGCTCGAAAATATGGTCGACCCCTCTGCCCTGATTCCCAAGGGATACGAGATGGTGGTGGTCGCTCTGGAAGATGGTCGGGTATTGAATGGGAATGTTGTTCGTAAGACTGACCAACAGCTCACACTGCAAACACAGACGGAGCTGATGGTACTGGACCGACGCCAGATCGAAGAGATGAGTCAGTCCAATCTCTCACTGATGCCGGAGGGACAATTGGATAAGCTGAGCGAACAGGAGATTGCTGATCTGATTGCCTATCTCTCGGGCCATTCTCAAGTGAAATTACCTGAGTCACTCGAGTCAAAATAA
- a CDS encoding bifunctional riboflavin kinase/FAD synthetase yields the protein MISIGNFDGVHRGHQKMIQTLVDHARQRELPAMVFTFDPHPIHLLRPEHAPPELMGIEDRATILEQLGVDCVIAYPTSRELLNLSPQEFFQQILCDKLSARGLVEGPNFYFGKDRAGDVTLLESLCEEAGMFFKVVDPSMCAERMISSSEIRKAIQTGQVDLAAEMLGRLYQIKGTVGHGDARGRGLGFPTANLSGVPTLLPGEGVYSGFAITEGKRFPAAINLGGNPTFQNQDAKVEVHLIGFTGEIYDQELRVEFLHKLRDVQTFADVEALQTQLTIDVESAKKQATEWKGLE from the coding sequence ATGATCTCGATCGGGAACTTTGATGGCGTCCACCGGGGCCATCAGAAGATGATTCAGACTCTGGTCGATCATGCCCGCCAGAGAGAACTGCCGGCGATGGTCTTCACATTTGATCCCCATCCCATTCATCTGCTCCGCCCCGAACACGCTCCGCCCGAACTGATGGGTATTGAGGACCGCGCCACGATTCTGGAGCAGCTGGGTGTGGATTGTGTCATCGCCTATCCCACCAGTCGAGAGCTGCTGAATTTGAGTCCACAGGAGTTTTTTCAGCAGATTCTGTGTGACAAGCTGAGTGCTCGAGGACTAGTAGAAGGTCCCAACTTTTATTTTGGTAAAGATCGTGCAGGTGATGTAACACTGCTGGAGTCTCTCTGTGAAGAGGCGGGTATGTTTTTCAAGGTCGTTGACCCCAGCATGTGCGCTGAGCGAATGATTTCTTCTTCGGAAATCCGCAAAGCGATCCAGACGGGACAAGTCGACCTCGCAGCAGAGATGCTGGGGCGGCTCTATCAGATCAAGGGTACGGTGGGGCATGGGGACGCTCGGGGACGGGGGCTTGGATTTCCTACCGCGAACCTTTCGGGAGTGCCGACATTACTTCCGGGGGAAGGTGTTTACAGTGGATTTGCCATCACAGAGGGAAAACGTTTCCCCGCTGCAATCAATCTGGGAGGCAATCCAACTTTCCAAAACCAGGACGCGAAAGTCGAAGTCCATTTGATTGGTTTTACAGGAGAGATTTACGATCAGGAGTTGCGAGTAGAATTTCTACACAAACTGAGAGACGTCCAAACCTTTGCCGATGTCGAGGCGCTCCAAACACAATTGACGATTGATGTTGAATCAGCAAAAAAGCAGGCCACTGAATGGAAGGGCCTGGAATAA